DNA from bacterium:
CACGCTGGTCGAGCTGAACTCCGTGCCCGACGTCTCCTGGAACGTCGCCTACGCGGGCTGGGACCGCGGCACCCAGGACCCGACCTCGGCCACGGCGATCCACCACCCGAGCACCGACGAGAAGAGCATCAGCTTCGAATACGACCCCCTGTCCACGACCACCTACCTGCAGACCGCCGTCCCCGGCGACGGCACGCACCTGCGCGTCACGGACTGGGACGTGGGCACGACCGAGGGCGGCTCCTCGGGATCGCCGCTGTTCGACCAGAACCACCACGTCGTCGGGCAGCTGCACGGCGGCTACGCGGCCTGCGGCAACAACTCGTCCGACTGGTACGGGCGCTTCTCCCGGTCCTGGACCGGCGGCGGCACCTCGACCACGCGCCTGAGCAACTGGCTCGACCCGCTGAACACCGGCGCGCAGACGCTCGACCTGCTGGCTCCCTACGCCAGCGGCCTGCGCGTCGCCCCGGCCAGCGGCCTGTCCACGCAGGGCGACGTCGGCGGCCCGTTCACCCCCGCCGGCAAGGACTACACGCTGTCCAACGCCGGCGACACCGTCATCGGCTACCTGGTTGCGGCCGACGTCGCCTGGGTGAGCGTGAGCAACGCCAGCGGCACGATCCCCGCGGGCGGCGACGTCGTGGTGACCGTCTCGGTCAACGCGGCGGCGAACTCGCTGGCGACGGGCGTCCACACCGGCACGCTGTCGTTCACCAACACCACCGACCACGACGGCGACGCGACGGCGCCGCTGTCCCTGCAGGCCGGGCTCCCGGAGCTGGTCCACGGGTTCAACATGACGACCAACCCCGGCTGGACCGTCGAGGGCGACTGGGCCTGGGGCGTGCCGTCCGGACTCGGCGGCGCCTACGGCGAGGCCGACCCCACCGGCGGCTGGAACGGCGGCGCGGTCTACGGCTACAACCTCGCGGGCGACTACGCCAACAGCCTGCCCGAGCGCCACCTCACCACCACGGCCCTGGACTGCAGCGGCCTGTCGGCGGTCACGCTCAAGTTCCGGCGCTGGCTCAACGTCGAGCAGCCCGCCTACGACCACGCCTACGTGCGCGTCAGCAACGACGGCGTGAACTGGACCACGATCTGGCAGAACACGTCCGAGATCGCCGACGCCGCCTGGTCGCTCATGGAGTTCGACATCTCGGCGGTGGCCGACGAGATGCCGACCGTCTACGTGCGCTGGACCATGGGCGCCACCGACTCGAGCTGGCAGTACTCGGGCTGGAACATCGACGAGGTCGAGATCTGGGGTCTCCAGCGCAGCCAGGGCACCGGCGCCGACGACCTGCCGCGGGCCGGCCAGGCCACCCTGCGCGGTGCGACCCCGAACCCGTTCAACCCGCGCACCGAGATCCGCTTCGACCTGCCGGCGGCCGGTGCGGCCCGCCTCGCGGTCTACGACATGCGCGGCCACCTGGTGAAGATCCTGAGCGACGGCGAGCTGCCAGCGGGCGAGCACGTCGCGATCTGGGACGGCACCGACGGCCAGGGCCGGGCCCTGAGCAGCGGCGGCTACGTCTTCCGGCTGGAAGCGGGCGACGTCGTCAGCACCCGCAAGGGCCTGCTGGTCCGCTGATCCCGGGCCGTCGCGACGGCGCCACGAAGAGGAGGCGGGACCCCGCGGGGTCCCGCCTCCGTCCGTTTGGGGGCAATCGGCGTTGGTCGCCCCGCTGTTCCGTGGTATCATGGGGCCGAGCCCTCGGGATACCGAAGGTGCATCTCGCCGGACATCCCGAGGGCGCAGCCTGGGAGGCATGTCATGGCCGTCAAGATCTACAGCGCGCCGTACTACACCACCACGGCGCCCGACGTCCCTGGAGAAGCCTGCCGCCTGTTGTCGCGCCTCGCCCGGGACGACGTGAACCTGCTCGCCTTCACCGCCCTCCCGATCGGCACGGGAGAGACCCAGCTCGTCATCTACCCGCTGAACACCACCTGGCTCGCCGACGTCGCGCGGCGCACCGGTCTGGTGCTCAACGGCCCGCACCACGCGTTCCTGGTGCAGGGCGACGACGAGCTCGGCGCGCTGGTGAAGATCCACCACCGGCTGTGCGACGCCGACATCAACGTCGTGACGTCCACGGGTCTGGCGGACGGCAAGGGCGGTTACCGCTACTTGCTGCACGTCCACCCGCAGGACTTCGCGAAGGCGTCCGACGTGCTCGGCGCCACGCACATCCCGTCGCGGTGGGACAACTTCGAGCTGAAGATCCCGCGCCACTTCGAAGCGTCGATGTAGGCGGGTAGCGGCGGGCGGGGTCGGGGAAACGCCGCCTAGGCG
Protein-coding regions in this window:
- a CDS encoding FlgD immunoglobulin-like domain containing protein, translated to MTRVGIEILTRGRVASRSAVPASLLAIALLTVLSLSAAAADRTANPAAATGLRPLAGVEVFAADTVDRDQALAEDAVRARDGEPPRFAIPQQTFIAPDTHGTWEVLNESTRLWRLRISSPGAVSLNLGFTRFVMPETGRLLIYPADLSQPAIAFTADDNRDHGQLWTPIVPGAELVVEVQIAAKAAADLELELTSVNVGYKTFGETLVDKSGTCNIDVICPEGDGWRDDIQSVAVISTGGSTFCSGFMVNNTAQDERSFFMTAYHCGIHTTQAPTLVTYWNYFSPTCGQQGGGSLSQFLTGSTFRAESSTSDFTLVELNSVPDVSWNVAYAGWDRGTQDPTSATAIHHPSTDEKSISFEYDPLSTTTYLQTAVPGDGTHLRVTDWDVGTTEGGSSGSPLFDQNHHVVGQLHGGYAACGNNSSDWYGRFSRSWTGGGTSTTRLSNWLDPLNTGAQTLDLLAPYASGLRVAPASGLSTQGDVGGPFTPAGKDYTLSNAGDTVIGYLVAADVAWVSVSNASGTIPAGGDVVVTVSVNAAANSLATGVHTGTLSFTNTTDHDGDATAPLSLQAGLPELVHGFNMTTNPGWTVEGDWAWGVPSGLGGAYGEADPTGGWNGGAVYGYNLAGDYANSLPERHLTTTALDCSGLSAVTLKFRRWLNVEQPAYDHAYVRVSNDGVNWTTIWQNTSEIADAAWSLMEFDISAVADEMPTVYVRWTMGATDSSWQYSGWNIDEVEIWGLQRSQGTGADDLPRAGQATLRGATPNPFNPRTEIRFDLPAAGAARLAVYDMRGHLVKILSDGELPAGEHVAIWDGTDGQGRALSSGGYVFRLEAGDVVSTRKGLLVR